The following DNA comes from Oncorhynchus clarkii lewisi isolate Uvic-CL-2024 unplaced genomic scaffold, UVic_Ocla_1.0 unplaced_contig_13012_pilon_pilon, whole genome shotgun sequence.
ttgattgagacagagagagagagaatgattgattgagacagagagagagagagagaatgattgattgagacagagagagagagagaatgattgattgagacagagagagagagagagagagagagagagagagagagcacaattagacccaaccaaatcatgagaaaacaaaaagataattacttgacacattggaaagaatgaacaaaaaaacagagcaaactagaatgctatttggccctaaacagagagtacacagcggcagaatacctgaccactgtgactgacccaaaattaaggaaagctttgactatgtacagactcagtgagcatagccttgctattgagaaaggccgccgtaggcagacatggctctcaagagaagacaggctatgtgctcactgcccacaaaatgaggtggaaactgagctgcacttcctaacctcctgcccaatgtatgaccatattagagagacatatttccctcagattacacagatccacaaagaattcgaaaacaaatccaaatttgaaaaacttccatatctactgggtgaaattccacagtgtgccatcacagcagcaagatttgtgacctgttgccacgagaaaagggcaaccagtgaagaacacacaccattgtaaatacaacccatatttatgcttatttattttatcttgtgtactttaaccatttgtacattgttaaaacactgtatatatatatatataatatgacatttgtaatgtctttactgttttgaaacctctgtatgtgtaaagtttactgttaatttttgttgtttttcactttatatattcactttgtatgttgtctacctcacttgctttggcaatgttaacacatgtttcccatgccaataaagcccttgaattgaattgaattgaattgagagagagagagagaatgattgattgaGACAGAGAGTACATTGAGTTATCATTCCTAGGGTACTCAAAACACATTATCTGCACATGCATTGTGGTCTTATGGTCTCCCTCTACTCACTGTATGTAATGACGTCCTGCATCCTCTCCCAGACTCTGTAGTTGAGACAGCCCAGGTGTTTGGCCACGTCCAGCAGAGCTCCTGTCACCTCCTCTGGCTCCTGTACTGTCACCTGAGTCCTGTCAGAAGAAGGTTCATGTGTCAACAGGTTTACAAAATGTATAATCgcttgtgacagacagacagaggtagccCATGCGAAATTTGGTTATAGGTGAGATTTGGTTGTAGCTGAGATTAGGTTCAAAATTAGATTTGGTTTTCGGTGAGATTAGGTTgtaggtgagattaggttataggtgagattaggttgtaggtgagattaggttgtaggtgagattaggttataggtgagattaggttatatGTGCTAaattaggttataggtgagatgaGGTTATAGATGAGATTAGGTTATATGTGCTAaattaggttataggtgagattaggGTTGTAGCTGAGATTAGGTTCAAAATTAGatgaggttataggtgagatgaggttataggtgagatgaggttataggtgagatttGGTTGTAGCTGAGATTAGGTTCAAAATTAGATTTGGTTTTCGGTGAGATTAGGTTgtaggtgagattaggttataggtgagattaggttgTAGGTGAGATTAGGTTGTAGGTGAGTTTAGGTTATAGGTGCTAaattaggttataggtgagatgaggttataggtgagatgaggttataggtgagacgaggttataggtgagatgaGGTTATAGATGAGATTAGGTTATATGTGCTAaattaggttataggtgagattaggttgTAGCTGAGATTAGGTTCAAAATTAGatgaggttataggtgagatttGGTTGTAGCTGAGATTAGGTTgtaggtgagattaggttataggtgagattagTTTATATGTGCTAaattaggttataggtgagattaggttataggtgatattaggttataggtgagatgaGGTTATATgtgagattaggttataggtgagattaggttataggtgagatgaggttataggtgagatgaggttataggtgagattaggttataggtgaTATTAGATTATAGGTGAGatgaggttataggtgagattaggttatagaTGAGATcaggttataggtgagattaggttataggtgagatcaggttataggtgagattagggtataggtgagattaggttataggtgctgagattaggttataggtgctgagattaggttataggtgctgagattaggttataggtgagatgaggttataggtgagatgaggttataggtgagatgaggttataggtgagattaggttataggtgagattaggttataggtgagatgaggttataggtgagatgaggttataggtgagattaggttataggtgatattaggttataggtgagatgaGATTATAGGTGAGatgaggttataggtgagattaggttatagaTGAGATcaggttataggtgagattaggttataggtgagatgaGATTATAGGTGAGatgaggttataggtgagattaggttatagaTGAGATcaggttataggtgagattagggtataggtgagattaggttataggtgctgagattaggttataggtgctgagattaggttataggtgctgagattaggttataggtgctgagattaggttataggtgctgagattaggttataggtgagattaggttagaggtgagattaggttataggtgagattaggttataggtgctgagattaggttataggtggTGAGATTAGGTTAGAGGTGAGATTAGGTTgtaggtgagattaggttataggtgagattatGTTATAGGTGAGATTAGGGTATAGGTGctgagattaggttataggtgctgagattaggttataggtgagattaggttataggtgagattaggttataggtgagattaggttagaggtgagattaggttataggtgagattaggttataggtgaAATTGggttataggtgagattaggttataggtgagattaggttataggtgagattaggttaggttagaggtgagattaggttataggtgagattaggttggaggtgagattaggttgtaggtgagattaggttagaggtgagattaggttataggtgagattaggttataggtgagattaggttataggtgagattaggttataggtgagattaggttggaggtgagattaggttgtaggtgagattaggttgtaggtgagattaggttagaggtgagattaggttataggtgaAATTAGGTTAGAGGTGAGATTAGGTTgtaggtgagattaggttataggtgagattaggttataggtgctgagattaggttataggtgagattaggttagaggtgagattaggttagaggtgagattaggttataggtgagattaggttatagaTGCTGAGATTACAAGATGCACAACTATGAAGGAAAAGAATAGAGCAACACACCCACCTCTCAGAGGTCCTCTTGAAGTTCTAATGGAAAATATGACGTCTTACTTGAAAGGCAAACAATAATATCCTTTTATTACAACCTCTTTTCATACTGTGATCTCGTTCTCTGATGAGTCCGTACCTTGAGGAAGGTTATGTCATCACCAGTGTCCATGGCCTCCACCGTCACCTCAATGGCCTCAGCTAGAGAGTTGATCTGGTCTGTTGTTCTGTCTATCCTGTCCCTCATCCCCTGggtcttctcctgctcctcttcctTCAGAGCAGAGATCACAGCAGCTTCCTCGTCTCGGAGGAACTGGTGCAGCTTCTCAAACTGCTGCTGCACCAGGCGCTCGGTCTGCTGTGCCTGGCTCTGCAGGGGTAAACGGGGATAGGGGACGACGGGATAAAGAAGGAATGAAAGGAGGAGATGTAGGAGATGGAGGGAATATCAGAATCCGAATGACCTCATCTCTATCAATACTTTAGCAGTTTATCAAGTGGGATTAGGAGCTCAGGAAATGATGTCAATGATAATGTATACCACTGGATCTACTGTCTGATATCAATGATAATGTACTTCGACTGGATCTACTGTCTGATATCAATGATAATGTACTTCGACTGGATCTATTGTCTGATATCAATGATAATGTACTTCGACTGGATCTACTGTCTGATATCAATGATAATGTTCTTCGACTGGATCTACTGTCTGATATCAATGATAATGTACTTCAACTGGATCTATTGTCTGATATCAATGATAATGTACTTCGACTGGATCTATTGTCTGATATCAATGATAATGTACTTCAACTGGATCTATTGTCTGATATCAATGATAATGTACTTCGATTGGATCTACTGTCTGATATCAATGATAATGTACTTCGAATGGATCTATTGTCTGATATCAATGATAATGTACTTCGACTGGATCTACTGTCTGATTTATAGTATGATAATGTACTTCGACTGGATCTACTGTCTGATATCAATGATAATGTACTTCGACTGGATCTCCTGTCTGATATCAATGATAATGTACTTCGACTGGATCTACTGTCTGATATCAATGATAATATACTTCGACTGGATCTACTGTCTGATATCAATGATAATGTTCTTCGACTGGATCTACTGTCTGATATCAATGATAATGTATTCCACTGTATCTACTGTCTGATATCAATGATAATGTTCTTCGACTGGATCTACTGTCTGATATCAATGATAATGTACTTCAACTGGATCTATTGTCTGATATCAATGATAATGTACTTCGACTGGATCTACTGTCTGATATCAATGATAATGTACTTCGACTGTATGATATTGATATTGTACTTTGACTGCATCTACTGTTTCAACATCAATCCCAGTTATTGTGCTGTTACCATTTCACAGTCCTGATGGGAGTATATTTGATCAATGGTACGACACAGAACTAGTCTCATTCAAACCCAGAAATGATCTATCGTTCTGTCTATCGGATGGATCTGACGCCTTTTGACCCCTCCTAACCTTGATGTGTTCAGCCTGACCCCTCCTAACCTTGTGTTCAGCTGACCCCTCCTAACCTTGATGTGTTCAGCTGACCCCTCCTAACCTTGTGTTCAGCTGACCCCTCCTAACCTTGATGTGTTCAGCTGACCCCTCCTAACCTTGTGTTCAGCTGACCCATCCTAACCTTGATGTGTTCAGCCGGACCCCTCCTAACCTTGATGTGTTCAGCTGACCCCCCTAACCTTGATGTGTTCAGCTGACCCTCCTAACCTTGATGTGTTCAGCCTGACCCCTCCTAACCTTGTGTTCAGCTGACCCCTCCTAACCTTGATGTGTTCAGCCTGACCCATCCTAACCTTGTGTTCAGCTGACCCCTCCTAACCTTGATGTGTTCAGCTGACTCCTCCTAACCTTGATGTGTTCAGCTGACCCCTCCTAACCTTGAATTGTTCAGCTGACCCCTCCTAACCTTGATGTGTTCAGCTGACCCCTCCTAACCTTGATGTGTTCAGCTGACCCCTCCTAACCTTGATGTGTTCAGCCTGACCCCTCCTAACCTTGATGTGTTCAGCTGACCCCTCCTAACCTTGATGTGTTCAGCCTGACCCCTCCTAACCTTGATGTGTTCAGCCTGACCCCTCCTAACCTTGATGTGTTCAGCTGACCCCTTCTAACCTTGATGTGTTCAGCTGACCCCTCCTAACCTTGATGTGTTCAGCTGACCCCTCCTAACCTTGATGTGTTCAGCTGACCCCTTCTAACCTTGATGTGTTCAGCTGACCCCTCCTAACCTTGATGTGTTCAGCTGACCCCTCCTAACCTTGATGTGTTCAGCTGACCCCTCCTAACCTTGATGTGTTCAGCTGACCCCTCCTAACCTTGATGTGTTCAGCTGACTCCTCACAGGTCTGCTTCACAGTGTTCAGAGCCTCCAGCTTCTCTTGTAGAGGTCTCAGGGCAGACGTCAGCTCCCTctggggtcagaggtcagtggTTAGAGAGAGGTCAGGGGTGAGTCAACATACACATATGTGTGACAGTGATCAACCAAAGATTGTCTCCATCTCACTCGGTTAGGGTTTCTAACAACCAAGTCAGATCAGTTGtactgtaggggagagtggggtaagttgagccaaaggggtaaattgagccaaccTTGTTTCTAGGAAATCATACACAAAATATATAATTTGACAAAATATTTAGAAAGAGGTCATAATTTCCTGCCGTCTGTGAAGCAAGAAACCACGTGGAAAAAGTGATAAGAAAGAGGTCCAAAAAAACGTGGTTTTAATGAtgtttgtatctaaaccaaagtagatcataTTAAGATTGTTTTATACATCAGTTGGAGTCTCTATCAGCTTCAATATGAGGTACTAAACCTGGCGTCCTAAACCTGGCATGAAAGTGcctccttgtagctgtgtggacTAATATAGTCAGAATATTTTCCTTTggttaagttgagccaatggccattggttaaattgagccaatggccattggttaagttgagccaatggccattgggtaagttgagccactgGTTGAGCCAATGACAATttgagcaaattgaagtgttttcttcccaggcataATCCAAGGCATTATCTCTGGCATTATctctgggatatgaggtaacaacagggcctgacCCATGTTAAAAGTGTTTTAAAAAGTACAAAGTGTTTCTTAGGTGTTAAGCCTGAGTTCAAAGATGCTTAAAATGTTTGGTTTTTTTAAGTGATTGTGATTTGGGAAATAAAAATTGACATGTTTTTTAACAAGGTAGTGGTAAAATTTAATTCAGTTGAGAAATTTGTAGGCGGCTTATCTTACCCTGTCCCGGGCTCAACTTACCTCATAAGGTGTGCCAAGAGACAACTTttttttttggacaagctatattttgaaaactgtaatgtttacatgaattctgattatatTCATGGAGCCGTGTTGATTTGGAGTGTTGGGATGGTGTGCGACTGGACTGTGTTTCCCCCGAGGAGCAGTTGTAGTTATGTCACAATTGGCCACTGAACTATTGCAGCTCTGCGTTTGTGGACTCTGAATTCCGCTTTCGTCTCTGAGTATCTGTGTAGGTAGTCAGTCACAACACTCTCACCTTGCAGTCGTGCACAGCCTCCTCCGTGGGACAACACTCGTGGTCGTCGTGCTCCTCGCTCTGACACGCCACACACACCATCTCCTTGTCCTCCACACAATACAACGTCAGCCTCTTCCCATGCAGAGGACACAGCTCCCTGTCCCcgtcctctacccctccatccctgcCCCGCCGCGGCTGCCCTTGGAACAGGGAGTCCAGCAGTCTCTTCAGGACGCAGTCCAGCAGGTCTCTGCCATAGCAGATGGTACAGCCCCCCTGGCCCAGCTCGCCCTCACACAGCCCCAGGCAGGCCTCACACAGGCTGTGGCCACACGGCAGGACCAGGGGCCCTGCTCCCTGACAGCCCGGGCACACAGCCTCTTCCCTGGGGAGAGAGGGCTCATCACCCCTTTGCTGCTCAGACGCCATGGAAACAGATTGATCTCTCCTTGATCACTGGATCTTTGATAGGTGCCTCTTGCTACAGTATTATGGTCTGTTGCTCTGCTACTCTCTGCAGCCGCTTGCTTAATGTTTCATGCGTAGCAGTGATTACACAATCACTGGTGCTGTTTGGCCACAACAGGAAACCCCCCTGGTGGCTATTTATAGTCAGGTGTTACTGTTTttagacagacggacggacagctCTCAATGGCTCGTATCAGAAACACGACCCTTAAACAGAAGTTTCAAAATGTTTCAGCTCCGTGTTCATCCttttccagcaccaccccaacatcaacatctGGGTAAacaatgtgtttctatgttttctagTAAACCTGATAGAGGAAGATTCATTCGGGAAGTTTTCAGACTTTTTACCACATTTAGTTATGTTACAGTTTAATTCccaaatggattaaataacaaAATGTCTTCgtaaaatctacacacaatacccccataatgacaaagtgaaaacaggttttatagaaatgtataaaaaacataaataccttttatttatataagtattcagaccctttgctatgagaatcgaatttgagctcaggcgcatcctgtttccattgatcatccctgagatgtttctacaacttgattggaatcaacctgtggtaaattcaattgattggacatgattttgaaagacccacacctgtctatataaggtcctacagttgacagtgcatgtcagaacaaaaaccaagccatgaggtcaaaggaattgtccttagagctacAAAACAgggttgtgtcaaggcacagatctggggaagagtaccaaaacatttatgcagcattgaaggtccccaagaacacagttgcctccattattctcaaatggaagaagtttggaaccaccaagactcttcctagagctgtccacctggccaaactgagcaatgggggggagaagggccttggtcagggaggtgaccaagaactcgatggtcactctgacaaagctcgctacctgttctaaccactaggctacctgctctaaccactaggctaccttctctaaccactaggctacctgctctacccactaggctacctgctctacccactaggttacctgctctaaccactaggctacctggctttaaccactaggctacctgctctaaccactaggctacctgctctaaccactaggctacctgctctaaccactaggctacctgctctaaccactaggctacctgctctacccactaggctacctgctctaaccactaggctacctgctctaaccactaggctacctgctctaaccactaggctacctgctctaaccactaggctacctgctctaaccactaggctacctgcagccctagTATCCACCTCTGTGTTGATGAGAGTGTTTGGGTTGAGATATGTGCTCTGCAATCCATTTCTACCCAGCGCTCTCCCTGGTAAACTGCCATTGACACTGTAATTGTATCATGTAACACTGACAAATACCTGGTATATTGGACAACTTATCCAAGGAGGGAAATCTCTTATTGAAAAGGAGTAAAGCCAGAGCAGAGGCTTCTGGTTCACATGCTAGCACCGTACTCATCAAGGCTATGTTTATTGAATCCCAAAATAACAATGCACTCACACTTGCTAAAAAAAATTGCTTACAAAAATCACATTAACAATTCAGATGAAAAGTACTTAATGAATTTATATTCACATACATTCAGTAGGCCGACCTACATTCACTCACCGtgcattgagatgtttctacatgtgtttatgttcacatacattcagtagacctacattcACCGtgcattgagatgt
Coding sequences within:
- the LOC139396432 gene encoding E3 ubiquitin-protein ligase TRIM39-like — its product is MASEQQRGDEPSLPREEAVCPGCQGAGPLVLPCGHSLCEACLGLCEGELGQGGCTICYGRDLLDCVLKRLLDSLFQGQPRRGRDGGVEDGDRELCPLHGKRLTLYCVEDKEMVCVACQSEEHDDHECCPTEEAVHDCKRELTSALRPLQEKLEALNTVKQTCEESAEHIKSQAQQTERLVQQQFEKLHQFLRDEEAAVISALKEEEQEKTQGMRDRIDRTTDQINSLAEAIEVTVEAMDTGDDITFLKNFKRTSERTQVTVQEPEEVTGALLDVAKHLGCLNYRVWERMQDVITYTPVTLDPNTADVCLSLSDDLTSLRYTEEEERLPDNPERFCYYECVLGSEGFNSGRHTWDVEVGVNSEWAVGVARETVSRKEWFPPSPERGLWTICYYGGEYRARTATATPLVLKRRPQEVRVQLDWDRGRVIFSDASDNTLIYKFQHKFTQRVFPYFSNTCKRHPLRISAGKVTVTAE